A portion of the Fusobacterium nucleatum genome contains these proteins:
- a CDS encoding M50 family metallopeptidase — protein MTFLIAVVMLGLIIFVHELGHFLTAKLFKMPVSEFSIGMGPQVFSVDTKKTTYSFRAIPIGGYVNIEGMEVGSEVENGFSSKPAYQRFIVLFAGVFMNFLMAFILLFVTAKISGRIEYDTNAIIGGLVKGGANEQILKVDDKILELDGKKINIWTDISKVTKELQDKEEITALVERNGKEENLTLKLTKDEENNRVVLGISPKYKKIDLSTTESLDFAKNSFNSILIDTVKGFFTIFSGKVSLKEVSGPVGIFKVVGEVSKFGWISIASLCVVLSINIGVLNLLPIPALDGGRIIFVLLELVGIKVNKKWEKKLHKGGMILLLFFILMISVNDVWKLFN, from the coding sequence ATGACATTTTTAATTGCAGTAGTAATGCTGGGCTTAATAATATTTGTACATGAATTAGGGCATTTTTTAACTGCTAAACTTTTCAAAATGCCTGTGAGTGAATTTTCAATAGGAATGGGACCACAGGTTTTTTCAGTTGATACAAAGAAAACAACATATTCTTTTAGGGCAATTCCAATAGGAGGATATGTTAATATAGAAGGAATGGAAGTTGGAAGTGAAGTAGAAAATGGTTTTAGCTCTAAACCAGCTTATCAAAGATTTATAGTTTTATTTGCAGGAGTCTTTATGAACTTCTTAATGGCATTCATACTACTTTTTGTGACAGCTAAGATAAGTGGTAGGATAGAGTATGATACTAATGCTATTATTGGTGGCTTAGTAAAAGGTGGAGCTAATGAACAAATATTAAAAGTAGATGATAAAATTTTAGAATTAGATGGAAAAAAAATAAATATATGGACAGATATTTCAAAAGTTACAAAGGAGTTACAAGATAAGGAAGAAATAACTGCTTTGGTAGAAAGAAATGGTAAAGAAGAAAATTTAACTTTAAAATTAACAAAAGATGAAGAAAATAATAGGGTTGTATTAGGGATTTCTCCAAAATATAAAAAGATTGATTTATCAACAACAGAAAGTTTAGATTTTGCAAAAAATTCTTTTAATTCAATATTAATAGATACTGTAAAAGGCTTTTTTACCATTTTTTCAGGTAAAGTTAGCTTAAAAGAAGTTAGTGGACCTGTTGGAATTTTTAAAGTTGTAGGGGAAGTTTCAAAATTTGGTTGGATATCTATTGCAAGTTTATGTGTTGTTCTTTCAATAAACATAGGAGTATTAAATTTATTACCTATACCTGCACTTGATGGAGGAAGAATTATTTTCGTACTTTTAGAACTTGTTGGAATAAAAGTTAACAAAAAATGGGAGAAAAAATTACATAAAGGTGGAATGATTCTTTTATTATTTTTTATTCTAATGATTAGTGTTAATGATGTTTGGAAACTTTTTAATTAA
- the queA gene encoding tRNA preQ1(34) S-adenosylmethionine ribosyltransferase-isomerase QueA — MSTYLSDYDYFLPEELIGQKPREPRDSAKLMLIDRKNGSVEHKNFYNIIDYLQKGDILVRNATKVIPARIFGHKDTGGVLEILLIKRITLDTWECLLKPAKKLKLGQKLYIGENKELIAELLEIKEDGNRILKFYYEGSFEEILDKLGSMPLPPYITRKLENKDRYQTVYAQRGESVAAPTAGLHFTEELLNKILDKGVEIVDIFLEVGLGTFRPVQTVNVLEHKMHEESFEISEKVAKIINEAKAEGRRIISVGTTATRALESSVDENGKLIAQKKDTGIFIYPGYKFKIVDALITNFHLPKSTLLMLVSAFYDREKMLEIYNLAVKEKYHFFSFGDSMFIY; from the coding sequence ATGTCAACTTATCTGAGTGATTATGATTATTTTTTACCTGAAGAACTTATAGGTCAAAAACCAAGAGAGCCAAGAGATTCAGCTAAACTTATGTTAATTGATAGAAAAAATGGAAGTGTAGAACATAAAAATTTCTATAATATAATTGACTATTTACAAAAGGGAGATATTTTAGTTAGAAATGCTACTAAGGTTATTCCTGCTAGAATCTTTGGTCATAAAGATACTGGTGGAGTTTTAGAGATTCTTTTAATTAAAAGAATTACCTTGGATACTTGGGAATGTCTTTTAAAACCTGCTAAAAAATTAAAATTAGGTCAAAAATTATATATAGGTGAAAATAAAGAATTAATAGCAGAGCTTTTAGAAATAAAAGAAGATGGAAATAGAATTTTAAAGTTTTATTATGAAGGAAGTTTTGAAGAAATTTTAGATAAACTTGGTTCTATGCCTTTGCCACCTTATATAACAAGAAAGTTAGAAAATAAAGATAGATACCAAACTGTTTATGCTCAAAGAGGAGAGTCAGTAGCTGCTCCAACTGCTGGACTACACTTTACAGAAGAGTTATTAAACAAGATTTTAGATAAGGGTGTAGAAATAGTTGATATTTTTTTAGAAGTTGGATTGGGGACTTTTAGACCTGTTCAAACTGTAAATGTTTTGGAACATAAAATGCATGAAGAAAGTTTTGAAATTTCAGAAAAAGTTGCTAAAATAATAAATGAAGCTAAGGCAGAAGGAAGAAGAATTATATCAGTAGGAACGACTGCTACAAGAGCATTAGAATCTTCTGTTGATGAGAATGGAAAGTTGATTGCACAAAAAAAAGATACAGGAATTTTTATCTATCCTGGATATAAATTTAAAATAGTGGATGCCTTAATTACAAATTTTCATCTTCCTAAATCAACACTTTTGATGTTAGTTTCAGCATTTTATGATAGAGAAAAAATGCTTGAAATATATAATTTGGCAGTTAAAGAAAAATATCATTTTTTTAGCTTTGGGGATAGTATGTTTATTTACTAA
- the prfA gene encoding peptide chain release factor 1 codes for MFDKLEEVVARYDELNKMLVSPEVLADSKKMIECNKAINEITEIVEKYKEYKKYVDDIEFIKESFKTEKDSDMKEMLNEELKEAEEKLPKLEEELKILLLPKDKNDDKNVIVEIRGGAGGDEAALFAADLFRMYSRYAERKKWKIEIIEKQDGELNGLKEIAFTIIGLGAYSRLKFESGVHRVQRVPKTEASGRIHTSTATVAVLPEVEDIQEVTVDPKDLKIDTYRSGGAGGQHVNMTDSAVRITHLPTGIVVQCQDERSQLKNREKAMKHLLTKLYEMEQEKQRSEVESERRLQVGTGDRAEKIRTYNFPDGRITDHRIKLTVHQLEAFLDGDIDEMIDALITFHQAELLSASEQ; via the coding sequence ATGTTTGATAAATTAGAAGAAGTTGTTGCTAGGTATGATGAACTTAACAAAATGTTAGTTAGTCCAGAAGTTCTAGCAGATTCTAAAAAAATGATAGAATGTAATAAAGCTATCAATGAAATAACAGAAATCGTTGAAAAATATAAAGAATATAAAAAATATGTAGATGACATTGAATTTATAAAAGAAAGCTTTAAAACAGAAAAAGATTCTGATATGAAGGAAATGCTTAATGAAGAATTAAAAGAAGCTGAAGAAAAATTACCAAAACTTGAAGAAGAATTAAAAATCTTGTTATTACCAAAAGACAAAAATGATGATAAAAACGTTATTGTTGAAATAAGAGGTGGAGCTGGTGGAGATGAAGCAGCTCTATTTGCAGCTGATTTATTTAGAATGTATTCAAGATATGCAGAAAGAAAAAAATGGAAAATTGAAATTATAGAAAAGCAAGATGGAGAGCTAAATGGTCTAAAAGAAATTGCTTTTACTATAATTGGTTTAGGGGCATATTCAAGATTAAAGTTTGAGTCAGGAGTTCATAGAGTACAAAGAGTTCCAAAGACAGAAGCTTCTGGAAGAATACATACTTCAACTGCAACTGTTGCAGTTTTACCAGAAGTTGAAGATATTCAAGAAGTTACAGTTGACCCTAAGGATTTAAAAATAGATACATATAGATCTGGTGGGGCAGGAGGACAACATGTTAATATGACAGACTCTGCTGTAAGAATTACTCACTTACCTACTGGAATAGTAGTTCAATGTCAAGATGAAAGATCTCAATTAAAAAATAGAGAAAAGGCTATGAAACACTTACTTACTAAACTTTATGAAATGGAACAAGAAAAACAAAGAAGTGAAGTTGAATCTGAAAGAAGATTACAAGTAGGAACAGGAGATAGAGCAGAAAAAATTAGAACATACAACTTCCCAGATGGAAGAATTACAGATCATAGAATAAAACTTACAGTACATCAATTAGAAGCATTTTTAGACGGGGATATAGATGAAATGATTGATGCACTGATAACTTTCCACCAAGCAGAACTTTTATCTGCTTCAGAACAATAA
- a CDS encoding polyprenyl synthetase family protein, translating into MNDFQVYLKEKTDFFETELKKELKELSYPETIAKGMEYAILNGGKRLRPFLLFVTLELLNENINKGVKSAIALEMIHSYSLVHDDLPALDNDDYRRGKLTTHKVFGEAEGILIGDSLLTYAFYVLSQKNLELLSSKQIVNIISKTSEYAGIDGMIGGQMIDIQSENKKIDLETLKYIHSHKTGKLIKLPIEIACIIANLEKDKREVLEEYADLIGLAFQVKDDILDVEGTFEDLGKPVGSDVDLHKATYPSILGMEESKKILNNTVEKAKEIIKNKFGEEKGKVLISLADFIKDRKK; encoded by the coding sequence ATGAATGATTTCCAAGTTTATTTAAAAGAAAAAACTGATTTTTTTGAAACTGAATTAAAAAAAGAATTAAAAGAACTTTCCTATCCTGAAACTATTGCTAAGGGTATGGAATATGCTATTTTAAATGGTGGAAAGAGATTAAGACCTTTTTTACTTTTTGTAACATTAGAATTGTTAAATGAGAATATAAATAAAGGTGTAAAATCTGCAATAGCATTAGAGATGATACATTCATATTCTCTTGTTCATGATGATTTGCCAGCTCTTGACAATGATGATTATAGGAGAGGGAAATTAACAACACATAAAGTTTTTGGTGAAGCAGAGGGAATACTTATAGGAGATTCACTTTTAACTTATGCTTTTTATGTTCTTTCTCAGAAAAATTTAGAATTGTTGTCTTCTAAACAGATTGTGAATATTATTTCAAAAACTTCTGAATATGCAGGAATAGATGGAATGATAGGTGGACAGATGATAGATATTCAAAGTGAAAACAAAAAAATAGATTTGGAAACTTTAAAATACATTCATAGTCATAAAACAGGAAAGCTTATTAAACTTCCTATTGAGATAGCTTGTATCATTGCTAATTTAGAAAAAGATAAAAGAGAAGTTTTAGAAGAATATGCAGATTTAATTGGTTTGGCTTTTCAAGTTAAAGATGATATTCTGGATGTTGAAGGAACTTTTGAAGATTTAGGAAAACCTGTGGGCAGTGATGTTGATTTACATAAGGCTACTTATCCAAGTATTTTAGGGATGGAAGAAAGTAAAAAAATTTTAAATAATACTGTTGAAAAAGCTAAGGAAATTATTAAAAATAAATTTGGAGAAGAAAAAGGAAAAGTTTTAATTTCTCTTGCAGATTTTATAAAAGATAGAAAAAAATAA
- the prmC gene encoding peptide chain release factor N(5)-glutamine methyltransferase: MNLVEILKFTEEYLKKYSFSKPRLEAEKLVSYVLNLDRIALYIHYERELSEDEKTSIKQYLKKMVEENKTFDELKGEKKDFKEENLDIFNKSVEYLKKNGVPNPLLDTEYIFSDVLKVNKNTLKYSMSREIKEEDKNKIREMLVLRAKKRKPLQYILGEWEFYGLPFKMSEGVLIPRADTEILVEQCIQLMREVEEPNILDIGSGSGAISIAVANELKSSSVTGIDINEKAIKLAIENKILNKIENVNFIESNLFGKLDKDFKYDLIVSNPPYISKDEYETLMPEVKNYEPQNALTDLGDGLHFYKEISKLAGEYLKDTGYLAFEIGYNQAKDVSKILQDNNFAILSIVKDYGGNDRVIIAKKAIKAENFEEIEEEEDVNLSE; this comes from the coding sequence ATGAATTTAGTAGAAATACTAAAATTTACAGAAGAGTATTTGAAAAAATACTCTTTTTCAAAACCCCGTTTAGAAGCAGAAAAATTGGTGTCTTATGTTTTAAATCTTGATAGAATAGCCCTTTATATCCATTATGAAAGAGAATTATCAGAAGATGAAAAAACTTCAATTAAACAATATTTAAAAAAAATGGTAGAAGAAAATAAAACTTTTGATGAGTTGAAAGGTGAAAAGAAAGATTTTAAAGAAGAAAATTTAGATATTTTTAATAAATCTGTTGAATATCTTAAAAAAAATGGAGTTCCAAATCCATTGTTAGATACAGAATATATATTTTCAGATGTTTTAAAAGTGAATAAAAATACTTTAAAATATAGTATGTCAAGAGAAATTAAAGAAGAAGATAAAAATAAAATTAGAGAAATGTTAGTTTTAAGAGCTAAAAAAAGAAAGCCACTTCAATATATTTTAGGAGAATGGGAATTTTATGGATTACCATTTAAAATGAGTGAAGGAGTATTAATTCCAAGAGCAGATACAGAAATTTTAGTTGAACAATGTATTCAACTTATGAGAGAAGTTGAAGAGCCTAATATTTTAGACATAGGAAGTGGAAGTGGAGCTATATCAATAGCTGTTGCAAATGAATTAAAATCAAGTTCTGTAACAGGTATTGATATAAATGAAAAAGCTATAAAACTTGCAATTGAAAATAAAATATTAAATAAAATAGAAAATGTTAATTTTATAGAATCTAATTTATTTGGGAAACTTGATAAAGATTTTAAATATGATTTGATAGTTTCAAATCCACCATATATAAGTAAAGATGAATATGAAACTCTTATGCCAGAAGTTAAAAATTATGAGCCTCAAAATGCTTTAACAGACTTAGGAGATGGCTTGCACTTTTATAAGGAAATATCTAAATTAGCAGGAGAGTATTTAAAAGATACAGGTTATTTAGCTTTTGAAATTGGATATAATCAAGCAAAAGATGTTTCAAAAATTTTACAGGATAATAACTTTGCTATTTTATCCATAGTAAAAGATTATGGTGGAAATGATAGAGTAATAATTGCTAAAAAAGCAATAAAAGCAGAGAATTTTGAAGAAATTGAGGAAGAGGAAGATGTCAACTTATCTGAGTGA
- the xseB gene encoding exodeoxyribonuclease VII small subunit, producing the protein MGKNTFEENLENLDKIIESLESGELSLDDAIKEYENAMKLIKSSSKILNEAEGKLLKVIEKNGEIDIEEI; encoded by the coding sequence ATGGGTAAAAATACTTTTGAAGAAAATTTAGAAAATTTAGATAAAATTATTGAGTCATTAGAAAGTGGAGAACTTAGTTTAGATGATGCAATAAAAGAATATGAAAATGCTATGAAACTTATAAAATCATCTTCTAAGATATTGAATGAAGCAGAGGGTAAATTATTAAAAGTTATTGAAAAAAATGGTGAAATAGATATAGAGGAGATTTAA
- the dxr gene encoding 1-deoxy-D-xylulose-5-phosphate reductoisomerase yields the protein MKKILILGSTGSIGTNALELIRNNREQYQVVGISGNKNIDLLKKQIEEFKPISIYVGSEQDAIYLKKEYSFIKEVYFGENGLAELSKNSDYDIILTAVSGAIGIDATVEAIKRGKRIALANKETMVSAGVYINKLLKEYPKAEIVPVDSEHSALFQSLQGFKKENLKKLIITASGGTFRGKDLAYLENVTVEQALKHPNWSMGKKITIDSSTLVNKGLEVIEAHELFNVDYDDIEVVIHPQSVIHSMVEYVDGSIIAQMGVANMKTPILYAFTYPEKEYNSSINFLDLIKNNNLTFEEADRKVLKGIDLAYRAGRTGDTMPTVFNASNEIAVELFMKKQIKFLDIYRIIEEAMNSHQVLTLNTDNALNVIKEVDREIRKKVREQWEK from the coding sequence ATGAAAAAGATTTTAATTCTTGGATCAACTGGAAGTATAGGAACAAATGCTCTTGAACTTATTAGAAATAATAGAGAACAGTATCAAGTTGTTGGTATTAGTGGAAATAAAAATATAGACTTATTGAAAAAACAAATTGAAGAATTTAAACCTATATCTATTTATGTTGGTTCTGAACAAGATGCTATATATTTAAAAAAAGAATATTCTTTTATAAAAGAAGTTTATTTTGGAGAGAATGGACTTGCAGAACTTTCTAAGAATTCTGATTATGATATTATATTAACAGCGGTAAGTGGAGCAATTGGTATAGATGCAACTGTTGAAGCTATAAAAAGAGGGAAAAGAATAGCTCTTGCTAATAAAGAAACTATGGTGTCAGCAGGAGTATATATAAATAAACTTTTAAAAGAATATCCAAAAGCAGAGATTGTTCCAGTGGATAGTGAACATTCAGCGTTATTTCAATCATTACAAGGATTTAAAAAAGAAAATCTAAAAAAATTAATAATAACAGCAAGTGGTGGAACATTTAGAGGAAAAGACTTAGCTTATTTAGAAAATGTTACTGTGGAACAAGCATTGAAACACCCAAATTGGTCTATGGGTAAAAAAATTACTATTGATTCTTCAACTTTGGTAAATAAAGGGCTTGAAGTTATAGAAGCTCATGAGTTATTCAATGTAGATTATGATGATATAGAAGTTGTTATACATCCACAAAGTGTAATTCATTCTATGGTTGAATATGTAGATGGAAGTATTATAGCACAAATGGGAGTTGCTAATATGAAAACTCCAATACTTTATGCTTTTACTTATCCTGAAAAAGAATATAATTCTTCAATAAATTTTTTAGATTTAATAAAAAATAATAATTTAACTTTTGAAGAAGCTGATAGAAAAGTTTTGAAAGGAATAGATTTGGCATATAGAGCTGGAAGAACTGGAGATACTATGCCAACAGTTTTTAATGCTTCAAATGAAATTGCAGTTGAATTATTTATGAAAAAGCAAATAAAATTTTTGGATATTTATAGAATTATTGAAGAAGCTATGAATAGTCATCAAGTGTTAACTTTAAATACAGATAATGCTTTAAATGTCATAAAAGAAGTTGATAGAGAAATAAGAAAGAAAGTGAGAGAGCAATGGGAAAAATAA
- a CDS encoding isoprenyl transferase yields MEKNIPKHIAIIMDGNGRWAKKRGLARSFGHMEGAKTLRKALEYLTEIGVKYLTVYAFSTENWNRPQDEVSTLMKLFLKYIKNERKNMMKNKIRFFVSGRKNNVPEKLQKEIEKLEEETKNNDKITLNIAFNYGSRAEIVDAVNRIIKDGKENITEEDFSKYLYNDFPDPDLVIRTSGEMRISNFLLWQIAYSELYITDVLWPDFDEKEIDKAIESYNQRERRFGGVKNV; encoded by the coding sequence ATGGAAAAAAATATACCCAAACATATTGCAATAATTATGGATGGTAATGGAAGATGGGCAAAAAAGAGAGGGCTTGCCAGAAGCTTTGGGCATATGGAAGGAGCAAAAACATTAAGAAAAGCTCTTGAATATTTAACAGAAATTGGAGTTAAATATTTAACTGTTTATGCTTTCTCAACAGAAAATTGGAATAGACCACAAGATGAAGTTTCAACACTTATGAAACTATTTTTAAAATATATAAAAAATGAAAGAAAAAACATGATGAAAAATAAGATTCGTTTTTTTGTTTCAGGTAGAAAAAACAATGTTCCAGAAAAATTACAAAAAGAAATTGAAAAGTTGGAAGAAGAAACTAAAAATAATGATAAAATAACATTAAATATAGCATTTAACTATGGTAGCAGAGCAGAAATAGTTGATGCAGTGAATAGAATAATAAAAGATGGAAAAGAAAATATAACAGAAGAAGATTTTTCTAAATATTTATATAATGATTTTCCAGATCCAGACTTAGTTATAAGAACAAGTGGAGAGATGAGAATATCAAATTTCTTATTATGGCAAATAGCTTATTCAGAGCTTTATATTACAGATGTTTTATGGCCAGATTTTGATGAAAAAGAAATAGATAAGGCTATTGAAAGTTATAATCAGAGAGAAAGAAGATTTGGAGGAGTAAAAAATGTTTAA
- a CDS encoding phosphatidate cytidylyltransferase: MFKWNRVLVALIGVPLLLFIYTGESFFKINLYGLPMLIFTNLVIGTGTYEFYKMIKILGKEVYDKFGIIVAIIIPNLVYLENRRNYFEYNLIAVVLIIATIFMLTYRIFKNQIRGTLEKVSYTLLGIVYVSVFFSQIIILYFLGAMYPLILQVLVWISDTSAGIVGVAIGRKFFKNGFTEISPKKSVEGALGSVVFTGLTFMLIVVMYIEKIKGATIGEIFLSFIIGAVISVVAQIGDLIESLFKRECGVKDSGTILMGHGGILDRFDSMILVLPFVTMVLYFFRLYVSYQYGI; the protein is encoded by the coding sequence ATGTTTAAATGGAATAGGGTTTTAGTTGCGTTGATAGGAGTTCCATTATTATTATTTATTTATACAGGTGAGAGTTTTTTCAAAATAAATCTTTATGGATTACCAATGTTAATTTTTACAAATTTAGTTATTGGTACAGGAACTTATGAATTTTATAAGATGATAAAAATATTAGGGAAAGAAGTTTATGATAAATTTGGGATAATTGTTGCCATAATAATACCAAATTTAGTATATCTTGAGAATAGAAGGAATTATTTTGAATATAACCTAATAGCTGTTGTATTGATAATAGCAACTATCTTTATGTTAACATATAGGATTTTTAAAAATCAGATAAGGGGAACTTTAGAGAAGGTATCTTATACTTTACTAGGAATAGTATATGTATCTGTGTTTTTTTCACAAATAATCATTCTTTATTTTTTAGGAGCTATGTATCCATTAATTTTACAAGTTTTAGTTTGGATATCAGATACATCAGCAGGAATAGTAGGAGTTGCAATAGGAAGAAAATTCTTTAAAAATGGTTTTACAGAAATAAGCCCTAAAAAATCTGTTGAAGGTGCACTGGGTTCAGTTGTTTTTACAGGCTTAACTTTTATGTTAATTGTTGTTATGTATATTGAAAAAATTAAAGGTGCAACAATAGGAGAAATATTTTTATCATTTATTATAGGAGCTGTAATATCTGTTGTTGCTCAAATTGGAGATTTAATAGAATCTTTATTTAAAAGAGAATGTGGAGTTAAAGATTCTGGAACTATCCTTATGGGACATGGTGGAATATTAGATAGATTTGACAGTATGATATTAGTTTTACCTTTTGTAACTATGGTACTATATTTCTTTCGTCTATATGTAAGTTATCAATATGGAATTTAA
- a CDS encoding N-acetylmuramoyl-L-alanine amidase family protein: protein MKRKLLSIFFFFLISALSFSAKVNDVKFSANKFIINLNASDGECLVSADEESRLIYIEIQNLDSNSFEKFSRNLELDIRGSNLFEDVIIDKSKDSVSLTLQVAPKVSYIMDATNNKIELNLQRTSKNKHLIVIDPGHGGKDPGAARGSVVEKKIVLAVGTYLRDELSKDFNVIMTRDSDFFVVLSERPKIGNKNKAALFVSVHANAAENKSANGVEVFYFSKKSSPYAERIANFENSIGEKYGDSSDKIIQISGELAYKKNQENSIRLAKKVVENIADRLEMRNGGVHGANFAVLRGFNGTGILIELGFVSNSYDAEILVDPSSQQKMAEEIAKSIREYLTR, encoded by the coding sequence ATGAAAAGAAAATTGCTTAGTATTTTTTTCTTTTTTCTTATATCGGCTTTATCGTTCTCTGCAAAAGTAAATGATGTAAAATTTTCTGCTAATAAATTTATAATTAATTTAAATGCATCTGATGGAGAATGTTTAGTGAGTGCTGATGAAGAATCAAGACTTATATATATAGAAATTCAAAATTTAGATAGTAATTCTTTTGAAAAATTTTCAAGGAATTTAGAGTTGGATATTAGAGGCTCTAATTTATTTGAAGATGTAATAATAGATAAATCAAAAGATAGTGTTTCATTAACATTGCAAGTTGCACCAAAAGTTTCTTACATTATGGATGCCACAAATAATAAGATAGAACTAAATTTACAAAGAACTTCAAAAAATAAACATCTTATAGTAATAGATCCAGGACATGGTGGAAAAGACCCTGGGGCTGCAAGAGGTTCAGTAGTAGAAAAAAAGATTGTTCTTGCAGTTGGAACTTATTTAAGAGATGAGCTTTCAAAAGATTTTAATGTAATAATGACGAGAGATTCAGATTTTTTTGTTGTTTTAAGTGAAAGACCAAAAATTGGGAATAAAAATAAGGCAGCTTTATTTGTAAGTGTTCATGCTAATGCTGCAGAAAATAAAAGTGCTAATGGAGTTGAAGTATTTTATTTCTCTAAAAAATCTTCACCTTATGCAGAAAGAATAGCAAATTTTGAAAATAGTATAGGTGAAAAATATGGAGATAGTAGTGATAAGATAATTCAAATATCTGGTGAACTAGCCTACAAAAAAAATCAAGAGAATTCTATAAGGCTTGCTAAAAAAGTAGTAGAAAATATTGCAGATAGATTAGAGATGAGAAATGGTGGAGTTCATGGAGCAAATTTTGCAGTATTAAGAGGATTTAATGGAACTGGAATATTGATAGAGTTAGGATTTGTTAGTAACTCTTATGATGCAGAGATTTTAGTTGATCCATCTTCTCAACAAAAGATGGCTGAGGAAATTGCAAAATCAATTAGAGAGTATTTAACAAGGTGA
- a CDS encoding dTMP kinase, which produces MGKIIVIEGTDSSGKETQTKLLYERVKKIYDKTIKISFPNYDSPACEPVKMYLAGAFGTDATKVNPYPVSTMYAIDRYASFKQDWEKKYIDDYVIITDRYVTSNMIHQASKIKNNEKKDEYLKWLVDLEYNKNEIPEPDIVIFLKMPIDKAKELMENRKNKIDGSERKDIHEVNEDYLKRSYENATAISKKYNWCEIECVENNKIKSIEKINDEIFSKIKEIIGG; this is translated from the coding sequence ATGGGAAAAATAATTGTTATAGAGGGAACCGATTCAAGTGGAAAAGAAACTCAAACAAAATTATTGTATGAAAGAGTAAAAAAAATATATGATAAAACTATAAAAATTTCTTTTCCTAATTACGATAGTCCTGCCTGTGAACCAGTTAAAATGTATTTAGCAGGAGCCTTTGGAACAGATGCAACTAAGGTGAATCCTTATCCTGTATCAACTATGTATGCTATTGATAGATATGCTTCTTTCAAACAAGATTGGGAAAAAAAATATATTGATGATTATGTTATAATAACAGATAGATATGTAACTTCTAATATGATACATCAAGCCTCTAAAATTAAAAATAATGAAAAAAAAGATGAATATTTGAAGTGGCTTGTAGATTTGGAATACAATAAAAATGAAATTCCAGAACCAGATATAGTTATTTTTTTAAAAATGCCAATAGATAAAGCAAAAGAGCTTATGGAAAATAGAAAAAATAAAATAGATGGTTCAGAAAGAAAAGATATACATGAAGTTAATGAAGATTATTTAAAAAGATCTTATGAAAATGCAACAGCTATTTCAAAAAAATATAATTGGTGTGAAATAGAATGTGTTGAAAACAATAAAATTAAAAGTATAGAGAAAATAAATGATGAAATTTTTTCTAAGATAAAAGAGATAATAGGAGGATAA
- the rsmD gene encoding 16S rRNA (guanine(966)-N(2))-methyltransferase RsmD has translation MRIIAGEAKNRIIKTRKGFDTRPTLESVKESLFSIIAPYIEGSIFLDLFSGSGSISLEAISRGAKRAVMIEKDGEALKYIIENIDNLGFSDRCRAYKNDVIRAIEILGRKNEKFDIIFMDPPYQDNVTKKVLKAIDKANILAEDGLIICEHHLLEDLEDNIVSFRKTDERKYNKKILTFYTK, from the coding sequence ATGAGAATAATAGCAGGAGAAGCTAAAAATAGAATAATTAAGACAAGAAAAGGTTTTGATACAAGACCTACTCTTGAAAGTGTTAAAGAATCTCTTTTTTCAATAATTGCTCCATATATTGAAGGTAGTATTTTTCTTGACTTATTCAGTGGAAGTGGAAGTATTTCACTTGAAGCAATAAGCAGAGGTGCTAAAAGGGCAGTGATGATTGAAAAAGATGGAGAAGCATTAAAATATATTATTGAAAATATAGATAATTTAGGTTTTTCAGATAGATGTAGAGCCTATAAAAATGATGTTATTAGGGCAATAGAGATATTAGGAAGAAAGAATGAAAAATTTGATATAATTTTTATGGATCCTCCATATCAGGATAATGTTACTAAAAAAGTTTTAAAAGCAATAGATAAGGCAAATATTTTAGCAGAAGATGGACTTATTATCTGTGAACACCATTTACTTGAAGATTTGGAAGATAATATTGTTTCATTTAGAAAAACTGATGAGAGAAAATATAATAAAAAAATATTAACATTTTATACAAAATGA